The Muricauda sp. SCSIO 65647 genome includes a region encoding these proteins:
- a CDS encoding VOC family protein, translating into MKKRVTGLGGFFFKTKDPDKIKNWYKTHLGLNTDQYGCSFWWKDQEGNDCMTQWGPFKEDTTYFKPSEKQFMMNFRVENLKELLSVLEKEGVTIVGEVEEYDYGKFGWIMDPEGNKIELWEPVDKAFLDQ; encoded by the coding sequence ATGAAAAAAAGAGTGACCGGTCTTGGTGGATTTTTCTTCAAGACCAAAGACCCCGATAAGATCAAAAATTGGTACAAGACCCACTTGGGGCTGAACACCGATCAATATGGTTGTAGTTTTTGGTGGAAAGACCAAGAAGGAAACGATTGTATGACCCAATGGGGGCCGTTCAAAGAAGATACGACCTATTTCAAGCCCAGTGAAAAGCAGTTCATGATGAACTTCAGGGTCGAAAACCTAAAAGAACTGTTGTCGGTACTTGAAAAGGAAGGGGTGACCATAGTGGGTGAAGTCGAAGAATACGATTATGGAAAGTTTGGTTGGATCATGGATCCCGAAGGCAACAAAATAGAGCTTTGGGAGCCTGTTGATAAAGCCTTTTTGGATCAGTAA
- a CDS encoding gamma-glutamylcyclotransferase family protein, protein MMTTQRYFCYCDMQTSERQLEILGRKITGKKDILSGFKMIGVEGFEEPFATRSAKPHDQVGGTLYNISFVDLFHLDEYEKQFNTTRIKAKLKSGLMAWVYIYGLN, encoded by the coding sequence ATGATGACCACGCAACGCTATTTCTGTTATTGCGATATGCAGACCAGCGAAAGACAACTAGAAATTTTGGGAAGGAAAATTACCGGCAAAAAAGACATTCTTTCAGGGTTTAAAATGATTGGGGTAGAAGGTTTCGAAGAGCCGTTTGCCACCAGATCGGCAAAACCCCATGATCAAGTCGGGGGAACCCTGTACAACATTTCGTTCGTGGATCTTTTTCATTTAGATGAATACGAGAAACAGTTCAATACCACAAGAATCAAGGCCAAATTAAAATCTGGGCTGATGGCTTGGGTATATATATACGGTCTCAATTAG
- a CDS encoding tetratricopeptide repeat protein: MRLIYFVTFLLFFTTANAQEDFLAKQYFNDGDYKKAVVFYEKLVKKNPRRTDYAEGLVACYQQLERYGEAEEFLLKKIEQSYAFPTFFIELGYNYTLQNQHEKADHYYDMAIRKIDENPNYGHSIGARFQQYALLDEAINAYTRAMALKPDLNYDFQLARIYGEKGEIDHMFEAYLNLIRLGKSSLSNVLRYIDGFISEDAQDENNMKLRQILLTKAQKNPDILWNEMLSWLFVQQRQYQSAFAQERAIYKRSETNSVERLQYLGNIALEEEDFDTAGDIYVFVLKNTEDPSAKLNAELNLVEIDLVNASKKDLEDIDKRYQDLLDQYGYQNQTIALQIAYANFLTFRRETPEPAIDVLKKSLATALGRFPGANLKLALGNILVFDRRFNEALIYFTQVQKSLKNDVLGQEARFKVAQTSFYKGDFDWALTQLKVLRSSTSQLIANDAMQLSLLISDNSLEDSTQTALKKYARADLLAYQNKTDAAIEVLEDILQNHKGEKIEDEALLRQAQLHEKKKQYEKARFNYQKIVEFYSQDILADDAHFALAELYRKKLDSPEKAKPHYEKIIYSFEDSYYFPQARKNFRILRGDSIN; encoded by the coding sequence ATGCGATTGATTTATTTCGTTACTTTTTTACTGTTTTTCACTACTGCCAATGCTCAAGAAGACTTTTTGGCAAAACAGTATTTCAATGATGGAGATTACAAAAAGGCCGTGGTTTTTTATGAAAAGTTGGTCAAGAAAAATCCACGGAGAACCGATTATGCCGAAGGTCTTGTAGCCTGCTACCAGCAATTGGAACGTTATGGGGAGGCAGAAGAATTCTTATTGAAAAAAATCGAGCAAAGCTATGCCTTTCCCACTTTTTTTATAGAGCTGGGCTATAACTATACCCTCCAAAACCAACATGAGAAGGCAGACCATTACTATGATATGGCCATTAGAAAAATTGACGAGAACCCTAATTATGGTCATAGCATAGGGGCGCGTTTTCAACAATATGCCCTTTTAGATGAGGCCATAAACGCCTACACACGGGCCATGGCCTTGAAGCCCGACCTGAACTATGATTTTCAATTGGCGCGAATCTATGGTGAAAAGGGCGAAATTGACCATATGTTCGAGGCCTATCTTAATTTAATACGGTTGGGCAAATCATCGCTCTCAAATGTACTGCGGTATATCGACGGTTTCATCTCTGAAGACGCACAAGACGAGAACAATATGAAGCTGCGCCAAATATTGCTCACCAAAGCGCAAAAGAACCCTGATATACTCTGGAACGAAATGCTCAGTTGGTTGTTTGTTCAACAACGGCAATATCAAAGTGCCTTTGCCCAAGAAAGGGCCATTTATAAACGTTCAGAGACAAACTCAGTTGAACGTCTTCAGTATTTGGGAAACATAGCCCTTGAAGAAGAGGATTTTGATACGGCAGGGGATATTTATGTCTTTGTACTCAAGAATACCGAAGACCCCTCTGCCAAACTGAATGCCGAATTGAACCTAGTGGAAATCGACCTTGTCAACGCATCGAAAAAAGATCTTGAAGATATCGACAAACGCTATCAGGATCTTCTTGACCAATATGGTTACCAAAACCAGACCATTGCGCTTCAGATTGCCTATGCCAATTTTTTGACTTTTAGACGCGAGACCCCCGAACCGGCCATTGATGTATTAAAGAAGAGTCTTGCAACTGCTTTGGGGAGATTTCCCGGAGCCAACCTAAAATTGGCCCTGGGCAACATTTTGGTATTTGACCGACGTTTCAATGAGGCGCTCATTTACTTCACGCAAGTGCAAAAAAGCCTCAAAAATGACGTTCTGGGCCAAGAGGCCCGTTTTAAGGTGGCGCAGACCAGCTTTTATAAAGGTGATTTTGATTGGGCACTGACCCAATTGAAGGTATTGCGCAGCTCAACTTCCCAATTGATCGCCAATGACGCCATGCAATTGAGCCTTTTGATTTCAGATAACTCACTTGAAGATTCTACCCAGACCGCCCTGAAAAAATATGCCCGTGCCGATTTGTTGGCCTACCAAAACAAGACTGATGCCGCAATTGAAGTTTTGGAAGATATTCTACAAAACCACAAGGGCGAAAAAATCGAGGACGAGGCCCTTTTGAGACAGGCCCAACTTCATGAGAAGAAGAAGCAATACGAAAAGGCCCGTTTCAATTACCAAAAAATCGTGGAATTCTACTCCCAAGACATTTTGGCCGATGACGCCCATTTTGCCTTGGCCGAGCTATACCGAAAAAAGCTGGATAGTCCTGAAAAGGCAAAGCCCCATTATGAGAAAATTATCTATAGCTTTGAAGACAGCTATTATTTTCCACAGGCTCGTAAAAATTTTCGTATTTTAAGGGGCGATTCCATTAACTGA
- a CDS encoding DUF1801 domain-containing protein — MTIDAQTVEEYISKVPDDRKEPIAKLRETIKNNLPRGFEEGINYKMIGFYVPHSVYPSGYHCDPKLPLPFINIASQKNYVALYHAGIYADKKLLDWFIAEYPKQAKTKLDMGKSCIRFKKMDDIPYGLIAQLSQKITVDDWVSLYEKNIKR; from the coding sequence ATGACCATAGATGCCCAAACCGTTGAAGAATACATTTCCAAAGTACCCGACGACCGAAAAGAACCGATAGCCAAGTTACGGGAAACCATAAAAAACAACCTCCCAAGAGGCTTTGAGGAAGGAATAAACTATAAAATGATCGGGTTTTACGTGCCCCATTCGGTTTATCCTTCTGGGTACCACTGCGACCCAAAACTACCGCTTCCGTTCATCAACATTGCTTCGCAAAAGAACTATGTAGCGTTATACCATGCAGGCATTTATGCCGACAAAAAACTCTTGGATTGGTTCATTGCCGAATATCCCAAACAAGCAAAAACAAAATTGGATATGGGCAAGAGCTGTATCCGCTTTAAAAAGATGGATGACATTCCCTACGGGCTCATCGCCCAGCTCTCCCAAAAAATAACGGTAGATGATTGGGTAAGCCTATATGAAAAGAACATTAAAAGATAA
- a CDS encoding DUF4199 domain-containing protein, which yields MKKTVLRYGLYGGITICVLFLLAWFMGNGLSYSLQEVIGYISMVVSLSFVFFGIKHFRDRENNGRVSFSKALAIGVLISLITALVFGVLDVIYVEYLNPEFMDDYYDRSIAQLRTTLPANEYEAKVAELEAEKELFMNPIFSFLIMGMTVFVIGFIISLISSLILQRN from the coding sequence ATGAAAAAAACAGTATTACGGTACGGTCTTTACGGTGGAATCACCATTTGCGTCTTGTTTCTTTTGGCTTGGTTCATGGGAAATGGCCTTAGCTATAGCCTGCAAGAGGTCATAGGCTATATCTCGATGGTAGTATCGCTTAGTTTTGTGTTCTTCGGGATCAAACACTTTCGAGATAGGGAGAACAATGGTAGGGTTAGTTTTTCCAAAGCCTTGGCCATAGGGGTATTGATCAGCTTGATCACCGCTTTGGTCTTTGGTGTTCTAGATGTCATTTATGTTGAATATCTAAATCCAGAATTTATGGATGACTATTATGATCGCTCCATAGCACAGCTGCGAACAACCTTGCCGGCCAACGAGTATGAGGCAAAAGTGGCCGAACTGGAAGCAGAGAAAGAACTATTCATGAATCCCATTTTTAGCTTCTTGATCATGGGAATGACCGTTTTTGTCATTGGCTTTATCATATCTTTAATTTCATCATTGATTTTGCAACGTAACTAA
- the mgtE gene encoding magnesium transporter: MTPFKLTDELLEQIKQLIDNNENQGLRSMMKEFHYADVAEIADELNTEEATYLIKLLDSEKTSDVLTEMDEDVREAVLNNLSAKEIAEELEELDTDDAADIVGELPQEIVQEVISEIEDKEHAKDIVDLLRYDENSAGGLMAKELVKVNENWTVLNCVGEMRKQAENVTRVHSIYVVDDEEKLKGRLSLKDLLTASTTTHIRDVYIPKVDSVNVSEKPEEVAKIMQKYDLEAIPVVDEIGRLVGRITIDDIVDVIRDEAEKDYQLAAGISQDVEADDSIWELTRARLPWLILGLLGGLGAAAIMGGFEEMISRHAILFYFTPLIAAMAGNVGVQSSAIIVQGLANDDLKGSIGNRLVKEMLLALLNGLILAALLLLFTWIWKGTFDTAVAISLSLVVVIVVAGLIGTFIPLFLHKRSIDPAIATGPFITTSNDIFGILIYFWIAKLILGI, encoded by the coding sequence ATGACTCCGTTTAAACTCACAGATGAGCTGTTAGAACAGATCAAGCAATTGATCGACAACAACGAAAATCAGGGGCTTCGGTCAATGATGAAAGAATTTCATTATGCCGATGTGGCCGAGATTGCGGATGAGCTGAATACCGAAGAGGCCACCTATCTCATCAAACTGCTTGACAGCGAAAAGACCTCAGACGTGCTCACCGAAATGGACGAAGACGTTCGTGAAGCGGTTCTGAACAATCTTTCGGCCAAAGAAATCGCTGAAGAACTTGAGGAATTGGACACCGATGATGCCGCAGACATCGTTGGTGAACTGCCCCAAGAGATCGTGCAAGAGGTCATCTCTGAAATCGAAGACAAAGAACACGCCAAAGATATCGTAGATCTTTTGCGCTATGATGAAAACTCTGCCGGTGGACTGATGGCCAAAGAGCTGGTCAAGGTGAACGAAAACTGGACGGTGCTCAACTGCGTCGGCGAAATGAGAAAACAGGCCGAGAACGTGACCCGGGTGCATTCTATTTACGTGGTTGACGATGAAGAAAAACTAAAGGGGCGATTGTCTCTAAAAGACCTGCTGACCGCATCAACAACAACACACATTCGAGATGTTTACATTCCCAAAGTAGATTCGGTGAATGTGAGCGAGAAACCCGAAGAAGTGGCCAAGATCATGCAGAAATATGACCTAGAAGCCATACCCGTTGTAGATGAAATAGGTCGTCTGGTGGGTCGAATCACCATTGACGATATCGTCGATGTCATTCGTGATGAAGCCGAAAAAGATTATCAATTGGCAGCGGGTATCTCACAAGATGTCGAAGCTGACGACAGTATCTGGGAACTCACCCGTGCACGGTTACCCTGGCTCATATTGGGTTTACTGGGCGGCTTGGGAGCCGCGGCCATTATGGGAGGTTTTGAAGAAATGATAAGCAGGCATGCCATTCTTTTTTACTTTACGCCGTTGATAGCCGCCATGGCCGGTAACGTTGGGGTGCAATCGAGTGCCATTATCGTACAGGGCCTGGCGAATGACGATTTAAAGGGGAGTATCGGAAACCGTTTGGTGAAAGAAATGCTCTTGGCCTTGTTAAATGGACTGATTCTCGCCGCACTGTTGTTACTGTTCACCTGGATATGGAAAGGCACCTTTGATACGGCCGTCGCCATTTCGCTTTCATTGGTTGTCGTCATCGTGGTGGCCGGCCTTATCGGTACCTTTATTCCGTTGTTCTTGCATAAACGAAGTATTGACCCTGCGATTGCCACGGGCCCTTTCATCACCACTAGCAATGATATTTTTGGTATCTTGATATATTTCTGGATAGCCAAACTGATTCTCGGTATTTAA
- a CDS encoding 2-hydroxyacid dehydrogenase: MKVLHLDTNHPLLLEQLAELGFENHEDYSSSKQEIEKKIHLYDGIIIRSRITIDEQFLDKASNLKFIGRVGAGMENIYVRYAKQKDIFLANAPEGNRNAVGEHTLGMLLSLTNKLNKAHREVRKGIWDREGNRGVELEGKTIGIIGYGNMGKAFAQKLTGFDVEVICYDIIGGVGDDNARQVGILELRQKSDVISLHVPQTELTLGMVNTEFIEAFHKPFWLLNTARGKCVVTKDLAKALKSGKVLGAGLDVLEYEKKSFENWFTKKPKALKYLRKAPNVLMTPHVAGWTVESKEKLAQTIVDKIKERFC; encoded by the coding sequence ATGAAGGTCCTACATCTAGATACCAACCATCCATTACTTCTCGAACAATTGGCCGAACTGGGTTTTGAAAACCATGAAGACTATTCTTCTTCAAAACAAGAGATCGAGAAGAAAATACACTTGTACGATGGCATTATTATAAGAAGCCGCATCACCATCGATGAACAATTTCTTGACAAGGCCTCAAACCTAAAGTTCATTGGCCGTGTTGGGGCAGGTATGGAAAACATCTATGTCAGGTATGCCAAGCAAAAAGATATTTTTTTGGCCAATGCCCCCGAAGGCAATCGAAATGCGGTTGGCGAACATACCTTGGGCATGTTGCTCTCATTGACAAACAAGTTGAACAAGGCGCACCGCGAGGTGCGAAAAGGCATTTGGGACCGTGAAGGCAACCGTGGGGTAGAGCTCGAGGGCAAGACCATTGGCATTATCGGTTATGGCAATATGGGCAAGGCCTTTGCACAGAAATTGACGGGTTTTGACGTTGAGGTCATTTGTTATGATATCATTGGCGGTGTGGGTGATGACAATGCCCGCCAAGTGGGTATTTTAGAGCTCAGACAAAAATCCGATGTCATCAGTTTGCATGTTCCCCAGACCGAATTGACATTGGGCATGGTCAATACCGAATTTATAGAAGCCTTTCACAAACCATTTTGGCTATTGAACACGGCCCGGGGCAAATGCGTGGTGACCAAAGATTTGGCGAAAGCCCTAAAATCTGGAAAAGTACTCGGTGCCGGACTGGATGTGTTGGAATACGAAAAGAAGTCATTTGAAAATTGGTTCACCAAAAAACCAAAAGCACTCAAATACCTGAGAAAGGCCCCCAATGTGCTCATGACCCCACATGTCGCGGGTTGGACGGTCGAGAGCAAAGAAAAACTGGCTCAGACCATAGTCGATAAAATCAAAGAGCGTTTTTGTTAA
- the rsmA gene encoding 16S rRNA (adenine(1518)-N(6)/adenine(1519)-N(6))-dimethyltransferase RsmA, giving the protein MPKDAVKNSHKKSSVRPKKYLGQHFLKDEAIAEKIAGTLSFENYRKVLEIGPGTGILTKYLLLKDIDLVAMDVDSESIQYLGQKFAQDQKNNDFTIVGADFLKHDLKELFNDQQFAIIGNFPYNISSQIVFKTLQIRSQVPEFSGMFQKEVAQRICAKEGSKTYGILSVLTQAYYNAEYLFTVPPHVFHPPPKVESGVIRLTRKNPYHLECNEALFQRVVKTAFNQRRKTLRNSLKSLGLSDYLKEDAIFDRRPEQLSVADFTALVKKIGNDSV; this is encoded by the coding sequence ATGCCCAAAGACGCTGTCAAGAACAGCCACAAAAAGTCTTCCGTAAGGCCTAAAAAGTATCTTGGCCAACATTTTCTGAAAGATGAGGCCATTGCAGAAAAAATTGCGGGCACCCTTTCCTTTGAAAATTATAGAAAAGTTCTTGAAATTGGCCCTGGTACCGGTATACTGACCAAATACCTTTTACTAAAAGACATTGATTTGGTGGCCATGGATGTCGATTCAGAATCGATTCAATACCTCGGCCAAAAGTTTGCCCAAGACCAAAAGAACAATGATTTCACGATAGTTGGGGCCGATTTTCTGAAACACGACCTGAAAGAACTTTTTAACGACCAACAATTTGCCATAATCGGAAACTTCCCATACAACATTTCGAGCCAAATCGTTTTTAAGACCTTGCAAATACGTTCACAAGTCCCCGAGTTCTCCGGAATGTTTCAAAAAGAGGTGGCACAGCGCATCTGTGCCAAAGAAGGCAGCAAAACCTATGGTATACTTTCGGTACTGACACAAGCCTATTACAATGCCGAATACCTGTTCACCGTGCCGCCACATGTTTTTCATCCGCCACCAAAGGTAGAATCCGGTGTCATACGACTCACAAGAAAGAACCCATACCATCTTGAATGCAACGAAGCTTTGTTTCAACGAGTGGTAAAGACCGCTTTCAACCAAAGGCGAAAAACCTTGCGCAACAGCCTAAAAAGTTTGGGCCTCTCAGATTATCTAAAAGAAGATGCTATCTTTGACCGGCGCCCTGAACAGCTATCGGTAGCTGACTTCACGGCGTTGGTGAAGAAGATAGGCAATGACTCCGTTTAA
- a CDS encoding DUF4286 family protein, with amino-acid sequence MYIYNVTINIDDSVHDQWLDWMRDEHIPDMLATGKFTAAKMCRVMVDEEMGGTTYSIQYTSKDKDTLSSYYKEDADRLRNEGVTRFANKFVAFRTELELINEQSI; translated from the coding sequence ATGTATATCTATAACGTAACCATCAATATCGACGACAGCGTACACGACCAATGGCTTGATTGGATGCGTGATGAACACATTCCTGATATGCTGGCCACCGGCAAGTTCACTGCTGCCAAAATGTGCCGTGTGATGGTCGATGAAGAAATGGGCGGCACCACCTATTCCATTCAATACACTTCAAAAGACAAGGACACCTTATCGAGTTACTATAAAGAAGATGCAGATAGATTGCGCAATGAGGGTGTAACACGGTTTGCAAACAAATTTGTGGCCTTCAGAACAGAACTCGAACTCATAAATGAACAATCAATATGA
- a CDS encoding cupin domain-containing protein: MKPINLKEKHTAFEALWHPHQIAVVDDMQVLLAKLKGEFVWHAHEHEDELFQVIKGTLYMQFRDRTEVVREGEIIVVPKGVEHNPMTKNDEEVQVLLFEKLTTAHTGNIKHEKTKTVYPKI, encoded by the coding sequence ATGAAGCCCATCAACCTTAAAGAAAAACACACAGCGTTTGAGGCATTATGGCACCCTCACCAAATAGCGGTCGTCGATGATATGCAAGTGTTATTGGCAAAGCTGAAAGGTGAATTTGTCTGGCATGCCCATGAACATGAAGATGAGCTTTTTCAGGTTATCAAAGGCACTTTATATATGCAGTTCAGAGACCGTACCGAAGTGGTCAGGGAAGGTGAGATCATTGTCGTGCCAAAAGGGGTCGAGCATAACCCCATGACAAAAAATGATGAAGAAGTACAGGTACTGCTCTTCGAAAAGCTGACCACTGCCCATACAGGAAACATAAAACACGAAAAAACCAAAACGGTCTATCCGAAAATATGA
- the serS gene encoding serine--tRNA ligase yields MLQLQRIREDKKDMVKALAKRNLDAEAMLDGILRLDEKRRGLQTDLDNTLAASNKLSKEIGMLFKSGKAAEANALKEKTAGLKELSKSLSDDLNDTAEELKNLLYQIPNIPHESVPAGSSEDDNEETFSAGDIPELQKDALPHWELAKEYDLIDFELGVKVTGSGFPIYKGKGAKLQRALISYFLDKNTEAGYTEVQPPLLVNEASGFGTGQLPDKEGQMYHVQADDLYLIPTAEVPITNMLRDEILVENDFPIKLTGYTPCFRREAGSYGAHVRGLNRLHQFDKVEIVRVEHPEKSYEALNEMVEHVKGLLNELKLPYRILRLCGGDLGFTAALTYDFEVFSTAQDRWLEISSVSNFESYQANRLKLRYKDENNKNQLTHTLNGSALALPRLLAGILENYQTDKGIKIPEVLVPYCGFEIID; encoded by the coding sequence ATGCTACAGTTACAGCGAATACGTGAAGACAAAAAAGATATGGTCAAAGCCTTGGCCAAGCGCAACTTGGATGCAGAGGCCATGCTTGACGGCATATTGCGTTTGGATGAAAAAAGACGTGGCCTACAGACCGATCTTGACAATACCTTGGCAGCGTCGAACAAGCTGTCTAAAGAAATCGGTATGCTCTTTAAATCGGGCAAAGCGGCCGAAGCAAATGCCCTGAAGGAAAAAACGGCAGGTTTGAAAGAGCTATCAAAAAGTCTTTCCGATGACTTGAACGACACGGCCGAAGAATTGAAAAACCTATTGTACCAAATTCCGAATATTCCCCATGAATCAGTGCCGGCAGGCAGTTCAGAAGATGACAATGAAGAGACCTTTTCGGCAGGTGACATCCCCGAATTGCAAAAAGATGCACTACCCCATTGGGAACTGGCCAAAGAGTATGACCTCATAGATTTTGAACTGGGCGTGAAAGTGACGGGTTCGGGCTTTCCCATCTACAAAGGCAAGGGTGCCAAGTTGCAACGTGCCCTGATCTCGTATTTTTTGGACAAGAATACCGAAGCGGGCTATACCGAGGTACAACCACCCCTATTGGTGAACGAGGCCTCTGGTTTTGGCACAGGGCAATTGCCCGACAAAGAGGGGCAGATGTACCATGTGCAGGCCGATGATCTTTATCTGATTCCGACCGCAGAGGTACCAATCACCAATATGCTTCGTGATGAGATTTTAGTTGAAAATGATTTTCCGATCAAACTAACGGGCTACACCCCCTGTTTCAGAAGGGAGGCTGGCAGTTATGGTGCCCATGTTCGGGGCCTTAACCGATTGCACCAATTTGACAAGGTAGAAATCGTTCGTGTCGAACATCCTGAAAAATCTTATGAAGCGTTGAATGAAATGGTCGAACATGTAAAGGGTTTACTAAACGAACTGAAACTACCGTATCGAATTTTAAGGCTCTGTGGCGGTGATTTGGGCTTCACAGCTGCCCTTACCTACGATTTTGAGGTTTTTTCAACGGCCCAGGATCGATGGCTTGAAATCAGCTCGGTCTCAAACTTTGAGAGCTATCAGGCGAATCGTCTTAAACTTCGCTACAAAGATGAAAACAACAAAAACCAATTGACTCATACCCTGAACGGCAGCGCCTTGGCCCTGCCCCGCCTCTTAGCAGGGATTTTGGAAAACTACCAAACCGACAAGGGAATCAAAATTCCCGAAGTGTTGGTACCTTATTGTGGTTTTGAGATTATCGATTGA
- a CDS encoding response regulator transcription factor: MKKTIFVFSALIVALLILFQLGKYSFIRGNMAVELIIAIIAIVFLFLGFYLNRKTAAPKEMAPQQIDTKKIKELGISQREYQVLIEISHGLSNKEIGKKLFISESTIKTHVSNLFVKLNAKRRTQAIQRAKELHIITP; encoded by the coding sequence GTGAAGAAGACCATCTTTGTCTTTTCGGCCCTTATTGTAGCCCTACTCATCTTATTTCAATTGGGCAAGTATTCATTTATCAGGGGCAATATGGCCGTTGAGCTTATCATTGCCATAATCGCCATAGTATTTCTTTTTTTAGGGTTTTACCTAAACCGTAAAACAGCAGCGCCAAAAGAGATGGCCCCGCAACAAATCGACACCAAAAAAATTAAGGAATTGGGCATTAGCCAACGCGAATATCAAGTCTTGATTGAAATTTCACACGGCCTCTCGAACAAAGAAATTGGAAAAAAACTTTTCATTTCTGAAAGCACGATCAAAACCCATGTTTCAAATCTTTTTGTGAAATTAAACGCAAAAAGGCGCACCCAGGCCATCCAAAGGGCCAAAGAACTACACATTATAACCCCTTGA